Proteins encoded together in one Pseudomonas sp. ADAK13 window:
- the flgJ gene encoding flagellar assembly peptidoglycan hydrolase FlgJ has protein sequence MAMDMRKSGLSSTADSGSYSDLNRLNQLKVGDKNSDGNMRKVAQEFESLFLGEMLKSMRSATEALGKDNPLNTPAAKQYQEMYDQQLAVSLSREGGGIGLADVLLRQMQKNKPVDAQAATLQGPDKVEKKVDVPTEIAAGTKADGPLGRSNGQRPLWAYRVAVPEGTNSHANDIALMNQRRISLPSKLTDRLLAGIVPGAEATTAAKAAPLRNSAADDGVVNSTARSLAALPRGQMQVYGRAVAQPPLAPAKKAFSSQDEFVATMLPMAKQAAARIGVDPRYLVAQAALETGWGKSVMRAEDGTSSHNLFGIKAGQSWQGEQARAITSEFRDGAMVKETAQFRSYNSYQDSFHDLVTLLQSNDRYKEVVKSADNPEQFVRELQKAGYATDPDYASKISQIAKTMNSYQNYAAAGASTHL, from the coding sequence ATGGCCATGGACATGCGCAAGAGCGGCCTGAGCAGCACGGCGGATTCGGGTTCCTATTCCGACCTCAACCGGCTGAACCAGTTGAAGGTCGGTGACAAGAACAGCGACGGCAACATGCGCAAGGTCGCGCAGGAATTCGAGTCGCTGTTTCTTGGCGAGATGCTCAAGTCCATGCGTTCGGCCACAGAAGCCCTGGGCAAGGACAACCCGCTGAATACACCGGCGGCCAAGCAGTATCAGGAAATGTACGACCAGCAATTGGCGGTCTCGCTGTCTCGCGAGGGCGGTGGTATTGGCCTGGCGGACGTGTTGCTGCGCCAGATGCAGAAGAACAAGCCGGTGGACGCCCAGGCGGCCACGTTGCAAGGCCCGGATAAAGTTGAGAAGAAGGTGGATGTGCCCACCGAAATTGCTGCGGGCACCAAGGCCGATGGCCCGTTGGGCCGCAGCAATGGTCAGCGGCCATTGTGGGCGTATCGCGTGGCGGTGCCCGAGGGCACCAACTCCCATGCCAACGACATCGCGTTGATGAACCAGCGCCGCATCTCGTTGCCAAGCAAGCTCACCGATCGCCTGCTGGCCGGCATTGTGCCGGGCGCCGAGGCCACCACTGCCGCCAAGGCCGCGCCGCTGCGTAACAGTGCCGCCGATGACGGGGTGGTCAACAGCACCGCCCGCAGCCTTGCCGCACTGCCTCGCGGGCAAATGCAGGTTTACGGTCGCGCCGTGGCCCAGCCACCGTTGGCACCGGCGAAAAAAGCCTTCAGCTCGCAGGATGAATTTGTCGCCACCATGTTGCCGATGGCCAAGCAGGCTGCCGCGCGTATTGGCGTCGACCCACGCTACCTGGTAGCCCAGGCCGCCCTGGAAACCGGTTGGGGTAAATCGGTGATGCGTGCCGAGGATGGCACCAGCAGCCACAACCTGTTCGGCATCAAGGCCGGCCAGAGTTGGCAGGGTGAACAGGCTCGCGCGATCACCAGCGAGTTTCGTGATGGTGCGATGGTCAAGGAGACGGCGCAGTTCCGTTCCTACAATTCCTACCAGGACAGCTTCCATGACCTGGTGACGTTGCTGCAAAGCAATGATCGCTATAAAGAAGTTGTGAAATCAGCCGACAACCCGGAACAGTTTGTGCGCGAGTTGCAAAAAGCCGGTTATGCAACCGACCCGGATTACGCCAGCAAGATTTCGCAGATTGCAAAAACGATGAACAGCTACCAGAACTACGCTGCCGCGGGCGCTTCCACTCATTTATAA
- a CDS encoding flagellar basal body P-ring protein FlgI → MAAMLLLALSAGAQAERLKDIASISGVRSNQLIGYGLVVGLNGTGDQTTQTPFTLQTFNNMLSQFGIKVPPGSGNVQLKNVAAVSISADLPPFAKPGQVVDITVSSMGNSKSLRGGTLLMTPLKGIDGNVYAIAQGNLVVGGFDAEGRDGSKITVNVPSAGRIPGGASVERTVPSGFNQGNSLTLNLNRSDFTTAKRVVDKINDLLGPGVAQAIDGGSIRVTAPLDPSQRVDYLSLLENLEVDPGQAVAKVIINSRTGTIVIGQNVKVSPAAVTHGSLTVTITEDPIVSQPGPLSNGQTAVVPRSRVNAQQEAKPMFKFGPGTTLDEIVRAVNQVGAAPGDLMAILEALKQAGALQADLIVI, encoded by the coding sequence ATGGCTGCGATGTTGCTGCTGGCCCTGAGCGCAGGCGCCCAGGCTGAGCGCTTGAAAGACATCGCGAGCATTTCCGGCGTGCGGTCCAACCAATTGATCGGCTACGGCCTGGTGGTGGGGCTTAACGGCACCGGTGACCAGACCACCCAGACCCCGTTCACCCTGCAGACCTTCAACAACATGCTCTCGCAGTTCGGCATCAAGGTGCCGCCGGGCTCGGGCAACGTGCAGTTGAAGAACGTCGCGGCGGTGTCCATCAGTGCCGACCTGCCACCGTTCGCCAAGCCGGGGCAGGTGGTCGACATCACCGTCTCGTCCATGGGTAACTCGAAAAGCCTGCGCGGCGGCACCTTGCTGATGACGCCTCTTAAAGGTATCGACGGCAACGTCTACGCCATTGCCCAGGGCAACCTGGTGGTGGGCGGTTTTGATGCCGAAGGCCGCGACGGTTCGAAGATCACCGTCAACGTGCCGTCGGCCGGCCGGATTCCCGGTGGCGCCTCGGTGGAGCGCACCGTGCCCAGCGGCTTCAACCAGGGCAACAGCCTGACCCTGAACCTCAACCGTTCGGACTTCACCACTGCCAAGCGTGTGGTCGACAAGATCAATGACCTGCTGGGCCCGGGCGTGGCCCAGGCGATTGACGGCGGCTCGATTCGCGTCACCGCACCGCTGGACCCAAGCCAGCGTGTCGATTACCTGTCCCTGCTGGAAAACCTTGAGGTCGACCCGGGCCAGGCGGTGGCCAAAGTCATCATCAACTCGCGTACCGGTACCATCGTGATCGGCCAGAACGTGAAGGTTTCGCCGGCCGCCGTGACCCACGGCAGCCTGACCGTGACCATCACCGAAGACCCGATCGTCAGCCAGCCTGGCCCGTTGTCCAACGGCCAGACCGCCGTGGTGCCACGCTCGCGGGTGAATGCCCAGCAAGAAGCCAAGCCGATGTTCAAGTTCGGCCCCGGCACCACCCTGGACGAGATTGTCCGTGCGGTGAACCAGGTGGGCGCAGCGCCCGGCGACTTGATGGCGATCCTCGAAGCTTTGAAACAGGCCGGCGCCTTGCAAGCCGACCTGATTGTGATCTGA
- the flgH gene encoding flagellar basal body L-ring protein FlgH, producing MNRYVSVLALSGIAALAGCVAPTPKPNDPYYAPVLPRTPLPAAANNGSIYQAGFEQNLYSDRKAFRVGDIITITLNEKTQASKNANSQIGKTSKTSIGLTSLFGGVPNTNNPLGSGDLSLDAGYSGDRATNGKSAAGQGNSLTGSITVTVADVLPNGIIAVRGEKWMTLNTGDELVRIAGMVRADDISTDNTVPSTRIADARITYSGTGSFADASQPGWFDRFFLSPLFPF from the coding sequence ATGAATCGCTATGTTTCTGTTCTGGCATTGAGTGGGATTGCTGCGCTCGCGGGCTGTGTCGCCCCGACGCCAAAGCCCAATGACCCGTACTATGCGCCGGTGTTGCCGCGCACGCCGTTGCCGGCGGCCGCCAACAATGGCTCGATCTACCAGGCCGGTTTCGAACAGAACCTGTACAGCGACCGCAAGGCCTTCCGGGTCGGTGACATCATCACCATCACCCTCAACGAGAAGACCCAGGCGAGCAAGAACGCCAACTCGCAGATCGGCAAGACCAGCAAGACCAGCATCGGCCTGACCTCGTTGTTTGGCGGTGTACCGAACACCAACAACCCGCTGGGCAGCGGTGACCTGAGCCTGGACGCCGGCTACAGCGGCGACCGCGCCACCAACGGCAAGAGTGCGGCCGGGCAGGGCAACAGCCTGACCGGTTCGATCACCGTGACCGTGGCCGACGTGCTGCCCAACGGCATCATCGCCGTACGCGGCGAGAAGTGGATGACCCTCAACACCGGTGACGAGCTGGTGCGCATTGCGGGCATGGTTCGCGCAGACGATATCTCCACCGACAACACCGTGCCGTCGACACGGATTGCCGATGCACGCATCACCTACTCGGGTACGGGTTCGTTTGCTGACGCCAGTCAGCCGGGCTGGTTTGACCGTTTCTTCCTTAGCCCGCTGTTCCCTTTCTAG
- the flgG gene encoding flagellar basal-body rod protein FlgG has translation MLPALYVAKTGLSAQDTNLTTISNNLANVSTTGFKRDRAEFQDLLYQIKKQPGAQSTQDSELPSGLQLGTGVAIVGTQKNFSAGNLQQTGQPLDLAVNGKGFFQILQPDGTTTYTRDGTFHLDSNGQVVTANGFALEPAIVVPNNAQTFTVGNDGTVSITVAGNPASQVIGNLQTADFINPAGLQAIGNNLFLETASSGAPQIGTPGLNGFGTTLQSTLETSNVSTVEEMVNMITTQRAYEMNSKVISTADQMLSFVTQNL, from the coding sequence ATGCTTCCGGCTCTATACGTTGCCAAAACAGGTTTGTCCGCCCAGGACACCAACCTGACCACCATTTCCAACAACCTGGCCAACGTGTCCACCACGGGTTTCAAACGTGACCGTGCCGAGTTCCAGGACTTGCTCTATCAGATCAAGAAGCAGCCGGGCGCGCAGTCGACCCAGGACAGCGAATTGCCGTCGGGCCTGCAACTGGGTACCGGTGTGGCGATTGTGGGCACCCAGAAGAACTTCAGCGCCGGTAACCTGCAGCAAACCGGCCAGCCATTGGACCTCGCGGTCAACGGCAAAGGTTTCTTCCAGATTCTGCAGCCGGATGGCACCACCACCTACACCCGTGACGGTACGTTCCACCTGGACTCCAACGGCCAGGTCGTGACCGCCAACGGTTTCGCCCTGGAGCCGGCGATTGTCGTGCCCAACAACGCCCAGACCTTCACCGTCGGCAACGACGGCACCGTGTCGATCACCGTGGCCGGCAACCCGGCGTCCCAGGTGATCGGCAACCTGCAAACCGCCGACTTCATCAACCCGGCCGGCCTGCAGGCAATCGGTAACAACCTGTTCCTGGAAACCGCGTCCAGCGGCGCGCCGCAAATCGGCACCCCTGGCCTCAACGGTTTTGGTACCACCCTGCAAAGCACCCTGGAAACGTCCAACGTCAGCACCGTTGAAGAGATGGTCAACATGATCACCACTCAGCGCGCCTACGAGATGAACTCCAAGGTGATTTCCACCGCCGACCAGATGCTTTCGTTCGTAACGCAGAATCTGTAA
- a CDS encoding flagellar basal body rod protein FlgF: protein MDKYLYVAMTGASQNALAQKAHANNLANVSTNGFQRDLEQARSMPVFGDSFPARAFALTERPGTDFSPGAMIETGRDLDVAVSGDGWMAVQNPDGGESYVRSASMNVDALGVLRAGNGMPIMGNGGPIAVPPQQQIEVGQDGTISIRAMGEGPRVMAEVDRIKLVQPDLKNMTKGLDGTIHTKDGQPAQADANVKLTSGFLQASNVNAVEEMTAVLALSKQFELHIKMMNSAKEDDQAMTRVLAMS, encoded by the coding sequence GTGGATAAGTACCTTTACGTGGCAATGACCGGCGCCAGCCAGAATGCACTGGCGCAGAAGGCCCACGCCAACAACTTGGCGAACGTTTCCACCAATGGTTTCCAGCGTGACCTGGAGCAGGCGCGCTCGATGCCGGTGTTCGGTGACAGCTTTCCGGCGCGGGCCTTTGCCTTGACCGAGCGTCCAGGCACGGACTTTTCCCCTGGCGCCATGATTGAAACCGGCCGTGACCTCGACGTGGCTGTCAGCGGTGACGGCTGGATGGCCGTGCAAAACCCGGATGGCGGCGAGTCCTACGTGCGCAGCGCCAGCATGAACGTCGATGCACTGGGCGTGCTGCGGGCCGGCAACGGTATGCCGATCATGGGCAACGGTGGCCCGATCGCGGTGCCGCCCCAGCAGCAGATCGAAGTCGGCCAGGACGGCACCATCAGCATCCGCGCCATGGGTGAAGGCCCCCGGGTGATGGCTGAAGTGGACCGGATAAAGCTGGTCCAGCCCGACCTCAAGAACATGACCAAGGGCCTCGACGGCACCATCCACACCAAGGATGGCCAGCCGGCGCAAGCCGACGCCAACGTCAAGCTGACGTCGGGCTTCCTGCAGGCAAGCAACGTGAACGCGGTCGAAGAAATGACGGCGGTTCTGGCACTGTCCAAGCAGTTCGAATTGCACATCAAGATGATGAACAGCGCCAAAGAAGACGACCAGGCCATGACCCGCGTCCTGGCGATGAGCTGA
- a CDS encoding sigma-54-dependent transcriptional regulator: MRIKVHCQNRIGILRDILNLLVEYGVNVAKGEVGGEHGNAIYLYCPNLVNLQFQALRPQFEAIAGVFGVKRVGLMPSERRHMELNALLGALEFPVLSIDMGGSIVAANRAAAQLLGVRVDEVPGIPLSRYAEDFDLPELVRASKSRINGLRVKVKGDVFLADIAPLQSSEHDDSEAMAGAVLTLHRADRVGERIYNVRKQELRGFDSIFQSSKVMAAVVREARRMAPLDAPLLIEGETGTGKELLARACHLSSPRGQSPLMALNCAGLPESMAETELFGYGPGAFEGARAEGKLGLLELTAGGTLFLDGVGEMSARLQVKLLRFLQDGCFRRVGSDEEVYLDVRVICATQVDLSELCARGEFRQDLYHRLNVLSLHIPPLRECLDGLPPLVEHFLDQASRQIGCPLPKLAPGAMERLSHYHWPGNVRQLENVLFQAVSLCEGGTVKAEHIRLPDYGVRQPLGDFSLEGGLEEIVGRFEKAVLAQLYAEHPSSRLLGKRLGVSHTTIANKLRDYEVVKAERG; encoded by the coding sequence ATGCGTATCAAAGTGCATTGCCAGAACCGCATCGGCATCCTGCGGGACATCCTCAACCTGCTGGTGGAGTACGGCGTGAACGTGGCCAAGGGCGAGGTCGGCGGCGAGCATGGCAACGCCATCTACCTGTACTGCCCGAATTTGGTGAACCTGCAGTTCCAGGCACTGCGCCCGCAGTTCGAAGCGATTGCCGGGGTATTCGGTGTGAAGCGGGTAGGGCTGATGCCCAGCGAACGTCGGCATATGGAGCTCAACGCTCTGCTGGGTGCCCTGGAGTTTCCGGTGCTGTCCATCGACATGGGCGGCTCCATCGTCGCTGCCAACCGTGCGGCGGCGCAGTTGCTCGGCGTGCGAGTGGATGAAGTGCCCGGCATTCCATTGTCGCGTTATGCCGAAGACTTTGATTTGCCGGAACTGGTGCGGGCCAGTAAATCGCGGATCAATGGCCTGCGGGTCAAGGTCAAGGGCGATGTGTTCCTGGCCGATATCGCGCCGCTGCAATCCTCCGAGCATGACGACAGCGAGGCCATGGCCGGCGCTGTGCTGACCCTGCACCGTGCCGACCGCGTCGGTGAGCGTATCTACAATGTGCGCAAACAAGAATTGCGCGGCTTCGACAGCATTTTCCAAAGCTCAAAAGTCATGGCCGCCGTGGTGCGTGAAGCCCGGCGCATGGCACCGCTGGATGCGCCTCTATTAATAGAAGGCGAAACCGGCACCGGCAAGGAGCTGCTGGCCCGCGCCTGTCACCTTTCCAGCCCGCGCGGGCAGTCGCCGCTGATGGCCCTCAACTGCGCCGGTTTGCCGGAGTCCATGGCCGAGACCGAGCTGTTCGGTTATGGCCCGGGCGCCTTTGAGGGGGCGAGGGCGGAAGGCAAGTTGGGGCTGCTGGAGCTGACGGCTGGCGGCACCCTGTTTCTCGACGGTGTCGGGGAAATGAGCGCGCGGTTGCAGGTGAAGTTGCTGCGCTTTTTGCAGGACGGCTGCTTTCGCCGGGTAGGCAGTGATGAAGAGGTGTACCTCGACGTGCGGGTGATCTGCGCGACGCAGGTCGATCTTTCCGAACTGTGCGCCCGGGGTGAATTCCGCCAGGACCTCTACCACCGGCTCAACGTGCTCTCGCTGCATATCCCGCCACTGCGCGAATGCCTCGACGGTTTGCCGCCGCTGGTGGAGCACTTTCTGGATCAGGCCAGCCGGCAGATTGGCTGCCCGCTGCCCAAGCTGGCGCCGGGGGCGATGGAGCGGCTCAGTCATTACCACTGGCCGGGGAATGTGCGGCAGTTGGAGAACGTGCTGTTCCAGGCGGTCTCGCTGTGCGAGGGCGGTACGGTCAAGGCCGAGCACATTCGCCTGCCTGACTATGGCGTGCGCCAGCCGCTGGGGGATTTTTCCCTGGAAGGCGGGTTGGAAGAGATTGTCGGGCGCTTTGAAAAGGCCGTGCTGGCGCAGTTGTACGCCGAACATCCCAGCAGCCGGCTGTTGGGCAAGCGGCTGGGCGTGTCCCACACCACCATCGCCAACAAATTGCGCGACTACGAAGTCGTCAAAGCCGAACGCGGTTAA
- the phhA gene encoding phenylalanine 4-monooxygenase — MKQTQYVAREPDANGFIDYPPEEHAVWNTLITRQLKVIEGRACQEYLDGIDKLGLPHDRIPQLAEINKVLAETTGWQVARVPALIPFQTFFELLASKQFPVATFIRTREELDYLQEPDIFHEIFGHCPLLTNPWFAEFTHTYGKLGLAATKEQRVYLARLYWMTIEFGLVDTPEGRRIYGGGILSSPKETVYSLSDEPEHQAFDPLEAMRTPYRIDILQPLYFALPNLKRLFEVAQEDIMGMVERGMQLGLHAPKFPPKPKAA, encoded by the coding sequence ATGAAGCAGACGCAGTACGTGGCTCGCGAGCCCGACGCGAACGGTTTTATCGACTACCCGCCCGAAGAACACGCGGTGTGGAACACCTTGATCACGCGCCAATTGAAAGTGATCGAAGGCCGCGCCTGCCAGGAATACCTGGACGGCATCGACAAGCTCGGCCTGCCCCACGACCGCATTCCGCAACTGGCGGAAATCAACAAAGTGCTGGCCGAAACCACCGGCTGGCAAGTAGCCCGGGTACCGGCGCTGATTCCCTTCCAGACCTTTTTCGAATTGCTCGCCAGCAAGCAGTTTCCCGTGGCGACGTTTATTCGTACCCGTGAAGAGCTGGATTACCTGCAGGAACCGGACATTTTTCACGAGATCTTCGGCCACTGCCCACTGCTGACCAACCCCTGGTTCGCGGAATTTACCCACACCTACGGCAAGCTCGGCCTGGCCGCCACCAAGGAACAGCGCGTGTACCTGGCGCGCCTGTACTGGATGACCATCGAGTTCGGCCTGGTGGACACGCCCGAAGGCCGGCGCATCTACGGCGGCGGCATTCTGTCTTCGCCCAAGGAGACGGTGTACAGCCTCTCGGACGAGCCTGAGCACCAAGCCTTCGACCCGCTGGAAGCGATGCGCACGCCGTATCGCATCGACATCCTGCAACCGCTGTACTTCGCCCTGCCCAACCTCAAGCGCCTGTTCGAAGTGGCGCAGGAAGACATCATGGGCATGGTCGAACGCGGGATGCAGCTGGGCCTGCACGCGCCGAAATTCCCGCCCAAGCCCAAGGCGGCGTGA
- a CDS encoding 4a-hydroxytetrahydrobiopterin dehydratase → MTTLNQAHCEACRADAPQVSDEELPVLIKQIPDWNIEVRDGVMQLEKVFLFKNFKFALAFTNAVGAISEAEGHHPGLLTEWGKVTVTWWSHSIKGLHRNDFIMAARTDEVAKDAEGRK, encoded by the coding sequence ATGACCACGTTGAACCAAGCCCACTGCGAAGCCTGCCGCGCCGACGCCCCGCAAGTCAGCGACGAAGAGTTGCCGGTGCTGATCAAGCAGATCCCCGACTGGAACATCGAAGTACGCGATGGCGTGATGCAGCTGGAAAAGGTCTTCCTGTTCAAGAATTTCAAATTTGCCCTGGCCTTCACCAACGCCGTTGGCGCGATCTCCGAAGCTGAAGGCCACCACCCGGGCCTGCTCACCGAATGGGGCAAAGTCACCGTGACCTGGTGGAGCCACTCCATCAAGGGCCTGCACCGTAACGACTTCATCATGGCCGCGCGCACTGACGAAGTGGCGAAGGATGCCGAGGGCCGCAAGTAA
- a CDS encoding amino acid aminotransferase, translated as MHFDAIGRVPGDPILGLMELYAQDPNPNKFDLGVGVYKDDQGLTPIPHSVKLAEQRLVEQQTTKTYIGGHGNAAFGTLISELVLGAGSPLLSERRAGATQTPGGTGALRLSADFIAHSLPGRGIWLSNPTWPIHETIFAKAGLKVSHYPYVGSDNRLDVAAMLATLSTVPKGDVVLLHACCHNPTGFDLSRDDWRQVLKIVRERELLPLIDFAYQGFGDGLEQDAWAVRLFATELPEVLITSSCSKNFGLYSDRVGALIVCATNAEKLTDVRSQLAFIARNLWSTPPDHGAAVVATILGDAGLKKQWAEEVEAMRARIAQLRSGLVEALAPHGLSERFAHIAAQRGMFSYTGLSASQVQRLREKHSVYMVNSGRANVAGIDATRLTLLAEAIADVSNT; from the coding sequence ATGCATTTTGACGCAATTGGCCGGGTGCCCGGGGACCCGATCCTCGGGCTGATGGAGCTGTATGCCCAGGACCCGAACCCGAACAAGTTCGACCTCGGCGTAGGCGTGTACAAGGACGATCAGGGCCTGACGCCGATCCCGCATTCGGTGAAGCTGGCCGAACAGCGCCTGGTGGAGCAACAGACCACCAAGACCTACATCGGCGGCCACGGCAATGCCGCGTTCGGCACGTTGATCAGTGAGCTGGTGCTGGGCGCCGGTTCGCCGCTGCTGAGCGAACGTCGTGCCGGCGCTACCCAGACGCCTGGCGGCACCGGCGCGCTGCGCCTGAGCGCCGACTTTATCGCCCACAGCCTGCCTGGCCGTGGCATCTGGCTGAGCAACCCGACCTGGCCGATCCACGAAACCATCTTCGCCAAGGCCGGGCTCAAGGTCAGCCATTACCCGTATGTGGGCAGTGACAACCGACTGGATGTGGCGGCGATGCTGGCCACGCTGTCCACGGTGCCAAAAGGCGATGTGGTGCTGCTGCACGCCTGCTGCCACAACCCGACCGGCTTCGACCTGTCCCGGGACGATTGGCGCCAGGTGCTGAAAATCGTCCGCGAACGCGAACTGCTGCCGCTGATCGACTTTGCGTACCAGGGTTTTGGTGACGGCCTGGAGCAGGATGCGTGGGCGGTGAGGTTGTTTGCGACCGAGCTGCCTGAAGTGCTGATCACCAGTTCCTGCTCGAAGAACTTCGGCTTGTACAGCGACCGTGTCGGCGCGTTGATCGTGTGCGCGACGAATGCCGAGAAGCTGACGGATGTACGCAGCCAGCTGGCGTTTATTGCGCGTAACTTGTGGTCGACGCCGCCGGACCATGGTGCCGCTGTGGTGGCGACCATTCTCGGTGATGCCGGGCTGAAAAAGCAGTGGGCCGAAGAAGTTGAAGCGATGCGCGCACGGATTGCACAGTTGCGTTCCGGGTTGGTGGAAGCGTTGGCGCCCCATGGGTTGTCGGAGCGGTTTGCGCACATCGCGGCGCAACGCGGGATGTTTTCCTATACCGGACTGAGTGCCTCACAGGTGCAACGACTGCGGGAGAAGCACAGCGTGTATATGGTCAACTCCGGGCGTGCGAACGTGGCGGGGATTGATGCGACGCGGTTGACGCTGTTGGCTGAAGCGATCGCGGATGTTTCCAATACCTAA
- a CDS encoding UDP-2,3-diacylglucosamine diphosphatase encodes MTSAELAKPSRKQRVRTLWISDVHLGTRDCQAEHLSHFLKGYHADKVYLVGDIIDGWKLRSGMYWPQAHTNVIRRLLTMSKRGTEVIYVTGNHDEFLRRYSKLILGNIQLVDEAVHVTADGRHLLVIHGDQFDVITRYHRWLAFLGDSAYEFTLTLNRWLNHWRARYGYGYWSLSAYLKHKVKTAVSFISDFEEAIAHEVTKRELHGVVCGHIHHAEIRKVGEVDYLNCGDWVESCTALIEHWDGHIELYRLADAQAKEAQLKAEMVAG; translated from the coding sequence ATGACCAGCGCCGAACTCGCCAAGCCCAGCCGTAAGCAACGCGTGCGTACCCTGTGGATTTCCGACGTGCATTTGGGCACCCGGGATTGCCAGGCCGAACACCTTTCGCATTTTCTCAAGGGCTACCACGCCGACAAGGTCTACCTGGTGGGCGATATCATTGACGGCTGGAAACTGCGCAGCGGCATGTATTGGCCACAGGCCCACACCAACGTGATCCGCCGCCTGCTGACCATGAGCAAGCGCGGCACCGAGGTGATCTACGTCACCGGCAACCATGATGAGTTTCTGCGGCGCTATTCCAAGCTGATCCTCGGCAATATCCAACTGGTGGACGAAGCGGTGCACGTGACTGCCGATGGCCGGCATTTGCTGGTGATCCATGGCGACCAGTTCGACGTGATCACCCGCTATCACCGCTGGCTGGCGTTCCTCGGCGACTCGGCCTACGAGTTCACCCTGACCCTCAACCGCTGGCTGAACCACTGGCGGGCGCGTTATGGCTACGGCTACTGGTCGTTGTCGGCGTACCTCAAGCACAAGGTCAAGACGGCGGTCAGCTTTATCAGTGATTTTGAAGAAGCGATTGCCCACGAAGTGACCAAGCGCGAATTGCACGGCGTGGTCTGCGGGCATATTCACCACGCGGAGATTCGCAAGGTGGGCGAGGTGGATTACCTCAATTGTGGGGATTGGGTGGAGTCGTGCACGGCGCTGATCGAGCACTGGGACGGGCATATCGAGTTGTATCGGTTGGCGGATGCCCAGGCCAAAGAGGCGCAGCTCAAGGCCGAGATGGTGGCTGGTTAA
- a CDS encoding helix-turn-helix transcriptional regulator, translating to MRPNLTLRHYVEEPIAHSHDHAQLVFGLSGHLDFEVDGRGSQVQHSSVMVLPYAAHHACISRDGSRCLVLDVPDEHWLAQSLGEHADASRRLLDQSAHLTLDNRQSQLVQWLASSPVDDPLIVQQGAVLLLASLNLTQLPTGKRLPYAAFNAHIQRHAAHPLQVADLAKLADLSVARLHARFMAECGQTPMDYIRTRRLQMARDLLRDSPLPIGEIAARVGYGSQSAFAAAMLREFGASPGAIRRARSPVGAGLPAIAVDQLIID from the coding sequence ATGAGACCCAACCTCACGCTACGCCACTATGTCGAAGAGCCCATCGCCCACAGCCACGACCACGCGCAGCTGGTGTTTGGCCTGTCCGGGCATCTGGACTTCGAGGTGGATGGCCGAGGCAGCCAGGTGCAGCACAGCAGCGTAATGGTGCTGCCCTACGCCGCACACCACGCGTGCATCAGTCGCGATGGCAGCCGCTGCCTGGTGCTGGACGTGCCCGATGAACACTGGTTGGCGCAGTCCTTGGGCGAGCATGCCGACGCCAGCCGCCGCTTGCTCGACCAGTCCGCACACCTGACCCTCGACAACCGCCAAAGCCAACTGGTGCAGTGGCTGGCGAGCAGTCCGGTGGACGATCCGCTGATCGTCCAGCAAGGCGCCGTATTGCTGCTGGCGAGCCTCAATCTCACACAGCTGCCGACGGGCAAGCGCCTGCCGTACGCCGCATTTAATGCGCATATCCAGCGACACGCTGCGCACCCGCTGCAAGTCGCGGACCTGGCAAAGCTCGCCGACCTGTCCGTGGCCCGCCTGCATGCGCGGTTTATGGCGGAATGCGGACAGACGCCGATGGACTACATCCGCACCCGCCGCCTGCAGATGGCCCGCGACCTGTTGCGCGACAGCCCGCTGCCCATCGGCGAGATTGCCGCGCGGGTCGGTTATGGTTCGCAAAGTGCGTTTGCCGCAGCGATGTTGCGGGAGTTTGGCGCATCGCCCGGCGCCATTAGACGAGCGCGGTCTCCCGTGGGAGCTGGCTTGCCTGCGATAGCAGTGGATCAGCTAATAATTGATTGA